A part of Curtobacterium sp. MCLR17_036 genomic DNA contains:
- the murD gene encoding UDP-N-acetylmuramoyl-L-alanine--D-glutamate ligase: protein MSADRLASLDSWYAEGWKGLDVAVLGLGATGFSVADTLVELGSAVTVYSTDAPSDSVELLDVIGARFVQTPLDAVPDALVQQAPDVVVVSPGLPPHNPTVQWAVANSVVWGDIELAWRVRDKVVRGPVAAPWITITGTNGKTTTTQLTTAMYEAGGLRAVACGNIGVPVLDVVRDPDGYDVLVVELSSHQLHYMATSGDGAVVPLASACLNIADDHLEWHGSAEAYRAAKAKVYERTVMACVYNTTDEVTRHMVEQADVVEGCRAVGFTPGVPAPGDVGIVEDVLCDRAFTEDRRNSAFELATVADLEVAGLASPHMTMNVLAAAALARAGTVQPSAIQGAVRAFRADHHRTERVAESGGIAWVDDSKATNPHAATASLASFDTVVWIVGGLFKGVDVDGLVARFGPDVRAVVVIGTDRTPVLEAFARHAPSVPVLQVETTDTDQVMPEAVRHAASVARPGDTVLLAPAAASFDQFGSYADRGQRFAAAVHEHLGGDADGDHTDGSPEQP, encoded by the coding sequence GTGTCGGCTGACCGTCTCGCCTCGCTCGACAGCTGGTACGCCGAGGGGTGGAAGGGACTGGACGTCGCCGTCCTCGGCCTCGGTGCCACCGGGTTCTCGGTGGCCGACACGCTCGTCGAGCTCGGCAGCGCCGTGACGGTCTACTCGACCGACGCGCCGTCGGACAGCGTCGAGCTCCTCGACGTCATCGGCGCGCGGTTCGTGCAGACGCCCCTCGACGCGGTGCCGGACGCCCTCGTGCAGCAGGCGCCGGACGTCGTCGTCGTGTCGCCGGGCCTGCCCCCGCACAACCCGACCGTGCAGTGGGCCGTGGCGAACAGCGTCGTCTGGGGGGACATCGAGCTCGCCTGGCGCGTGCGCGACAAGGTCGTCCGCGGCCCGGTCGCCGCGCCCTGGATCACGATCACGGGCACGAACGGCAAGACCACGACCACGCAGCTCACCACGGCGATGTACGAGGCCGGCGGGCTGCGGGCGGTGGCCTGCGGCAACATCGGCGTGCCGGTGCTCGACGTCGTCCGCGACCCGGACGGCTACGACGTGCTCGTCGTCGAGCTCTCCAGCCACCAGCTGCACTACATGGCGACCTCCGGCGACGGTGCGGTCGTGCCGCTCGCGAGCGCCTGCCTGAACATCGCGGACGACCACCTCGAGTGGCACGGTTCCGCCGAGGCCTACCGCGCCGCCAAGGCCAAGGTCTACGAGCGCACCGTGATGGCGTGCGTCTACAACACGACCGACGAGGTCACCCGGCACATGGTCGAGCAGGCCGACGTGGTCGAGGGCTGCCGGGCCGTGGGCTTCACGCCCGGTGTGCCCGCGCCCGGTGACGTCGGGATCGTCGAGGACGTCCTCTGCGACCGCGCCTTCACCGAGGACCGCCGGAACAGCGCCTTCGAGCTCGCGACCGTCGCCGACCTCGAGGTCGCCGGGCTCGCCAGCCCGCACATGACGATGAACGTGCTCGCCGCGGCCGCCCTCGCCCGGGCCGGCACCGTGCAGCCGAGCGCGATCCAGGGCGCCGTGCGGGCCTTCCGCGCCGACCACCACCGCACCGAGCGCGTCGCCGAGTCGGGCGGGATCGCCTGGGTCGACGACTCGAAGGCGACGAACCCGCATGCCGCGACGGCGTCGCTCGCGTCGTTCGACACGGTCGTGTGGATCGTCGGCGGCCTGTTCAAGGGCGTCGACGTCGACGGGCTCGTCGCGCGCTTCGGCCCCGACGTCCGGGCCGTCGTCGTGATCGGGACCGACCGCACGCCGGTCCTCGAGGCATTCGCGCGACACGCGCCCTCGGTGCCGGTGCTCCAGGTGGAGACGACGGACACTGATCAGGTCATGCCCGAGGCGGTCCGGCATGCCGCATCGGTCGCGAGGCCGGGCGACACGGTCCTCCTCGCCCCGGCGGCCGCGTCGTTCGACCAGTTCGGCTCCTACGCCGACCGGGGGCAGCGCTTCGCGGCGGCGGTCCACGAGCACCTGGGAGGAGACGCGGATGGCGACCACACCGACGGATCTCCCGAACAGCCGTAA